The Argentina anserina chromosome 3, drPotAnse1.1, whole genome shotgun sequence genome includes a region encoding these proteins:
- the LOC126788102 gene encoding farnesol kinase, chloroplastic, with product MHPYLSLDPVRFGLPCSLLHQSTHSPRLPQFISTTSLHLRLTPTSVSDSLPSATLRHPITHHLRNSRRRLVTSAPAAMFPENLLAADICALAISGGVATFFLLLWAQTAKRGIFDQKLNRKLVHISIGLAFMLCWPLFSSGYQGALLASLVPGLNIVRMLLLGLGIMKDEGTVKSMSRYNDHRELLKGPLYYAVAVTLACVVYYRTSPVAIAIICNLCAGDGLADIVGRRFGAQKLPYNRNKSIAGSVAMASAGFLSSIGYMYYFSKFGYVDKSWVMVLGFLVVSLASALVESLPISTELDDNLTVPLTTILVGSFIF from the exons ATGCACCCATACCTATCCTTAGATCCTGTACGGTTCGGCCTTCCATGTTCCCTGCTCCATCAGTCAACCCATTCTCCACGACTTCCTCAGTTCATCTCTACTACTAGTCTTCACCTTCGTCTCACTCCAACTTCAGTTTCAGACTCTCTCCCTTCTGCCACTCTCAGACACCCAATCACTCACCACCTTCGTAATTCTCGCCGCCGCCTTGTGACGTCAGCTCCCGCCGCTATGTTTCCGGAAAATCTGCTCGCCGCTGATATCTGCGCCCTCGCCATTTCCGGTGGTGTGGcgactttttttcttctgttgtGGGCACAAACCGCCAAACGTGGGATCTTCGATCAG AAACTCAACAGGAAGCTAGTGCACATCAGCATTGGCCTTGCTTTCATGCTTTGCTGGCCACTATTCAG TTCAGGCTACCAAGGAGCGCTTTTAGCATCTCTTGTTCCAGGCCTCAATATCGTACGAATGCTTCTACTGGGACTTGGAATAATGAAAGATGAAGGAACAGTGAAGTCAATGAGCAGATATAACGACCATAG GGAACTTCTCAAGGGACCACTCTATTATGCTGTGGCCGTAACTTTGGCTTGTGTAGTCTATTACAGAACTTCCCCGGTTGCAATTGCAATAATATGCAACCTGTGTGCTGGAGATG GGTTAGCAGATATTGTTGGTAGGCGTTTTGGTGCCCAAAAACTACCATATAACAGAAACAAATCTATAGCCGGTAGTGTGGCAATGGCATCTGCTGGATTTTTATCATCTATTGG GTACATGTATTATTTCTCTAAATTTGGCTATGTTGACAAGAGCTGGGTTATGGTGTTGGGTTTTTTGGTTGTGTCGCTTGCTTCAGCACTGGTAGAATCACTTCCTATAAGCACCGAGCTTGATGACAACCTGACAGTTCCGCTTACCACTATTCTAGTTGGCAGTTTCATTTTCTGA
- the LOC126788325 gene encoding SAGA-associated factor 11, with amino-acid sequence MSLPNEDSTSSTSDAQLNDIFGDLLDSIIVDVASECHRIAKLGLDRNFEEEEEEMRLSAQARVRVADPSNNSEANGKYVVDIFGQTHPPVASEIFECMNCGRTIMAGRFAPHLEKCMGKGRKARLKVTRSSTAAQTRHTRVNPSSTYSNHSNSNSTSRLPNGTSGVGGEEYSNGALEEL; translated from the exons ATGTCGCTTCCTAACGAAGACAGTACTTCTTCAACTTCTGATGCACAG CTTAATGACATTTTTGGGGATTTACTAGATTCCATTATCGTTGATGTTGCATCTGAGTGTCATCGAATAGCAAAGTTGGGACTTGATCGAAATtttgaagaagaggaagaggaaatgAGGCTTTCAGCCCAAGCACGGGTAAGGGTAGCTGATCCTAGTAATAATAGTGAAGCAAATGGGAAGTACGTAGTCGACATATTTGGACAGACTCATCCTCCTGTAGCCAGTGAAATATTTGAGTGCATGAATTGTGGCCGAACTATCATGGCTGGAAGATTTGCTCCTCATTTGGAGAAGTGTATGGGAAAG GGTAGAAAGGCTCGTCTGAAGGTGACAAGAAGTAGCACAGCGGCACAGACTCGGCATACACGAGTCAACCCTAGTTCCACATACTCCAATCATTCAAATTCCAACAGCACAAGCCGGCTACCAAATGGTACATCTGGTGTTGGAGGTGAGGAGTATTCAAATGGTGCATTGGAAGAGTTATGA